The Plantactinospora sp. KBS50 sequence AGAACGGTGTCGACGGCGTCTACACGGCCGACCCGCGTACCGATCCGGACGCCCGCAAGCTCGACTCGATCACCTTCTCCGAGGCGCTGCGGCGTGGCCTGCGGGTCGCCGACGCCGCGGCGTTCAGCCTCTGCGAGGAGAACAAGCTGCCCATGCTGGTCTTCGGGGCCGAAGGTACCGACACGATCGCCCGCGCGGTGGGCGGGGAACGGATCGGCACCCTGATCACCGCATGAAGGCGCCGCGTCCCGCGTTGACGTCCTCCGGACCGGGCGGGAGCGTTCTTTGGACAGGCATCACCAGAAGGAGGCGACGGACCAGGTGATCGACGACACACTCCTCGAAGCCGAGGAGAAGATGGAACGCGCGGTCGAGCACGCCAAGGAGGAGTTCGGGGCCATCCGTACCGGTCGGGCGACCCCCGCGATGTTCTCGAAGATCGTCCTTGACTACTACGGATCGCCGACGCCGCTGACCCAGATGGCGTCCATCGCCGTCCCGGAGCCGCGGATGGCGATCATCAAGCCGTACGACGCGTCGCAGATGAACGCGATGGAGAAGGCGATCCGGGACTCGGACCTCGGGGTCAACCCGAACAACGAGGGCACCCAGCTGCGCATCCTGCTGCCGCAGATGACCGAGGAGCGGCGGCGGGACATGATCAAGGTGGCCCGGCACAAGGGCGAGGAGGCCAAGGTCGCCATC is a genomic window containing:
- the frr gene encoding ribosome recycling factor encodes the protein MIDDTLLEAEEKMERAVEHAKEEFGAIRTGRATPAMFSKIVLDYYGSPTPLTQMASIAVPEPRMAIIKPYDASQMNAMEKAIRDSDLGVNPNNEGTQLRILLPQMTEERRRDMIKVARHKGEEAKVAIRNVRRRAKEELDRIVKDGEAGEDDGRRAEKELDDLTHRYVSNVDDLIKHKETELLEV